Proteins encoded by one window of Ictidomys tridecemlineatus isolate mIctTri1 chromosome 7, mIctTri1.hap1, whole genome shotgun sequence:
- the Mettl21a gene encoding protein N-lysine methyltransferase METTL21A isoform X2, translating into MALVPYEETRGMGLQKFHQPLATFSFANHTIQIRQDWRQLGVAAVVWDAAKETQVRCFPCSRPGAHVTITDRKVALEFLKSNVQANLPPHIQPKAVVKELTWGHNLGNFSPGEFDLILGADIIYLEETFTDLLQTLEHLSSNHSVILLACRIRYERDNNFLAMLEKRFTVSKAHYDPEKDVHIYKAQKRNPRDDL; encoded by the exons ATGGCCCTGGTGCCCTATGAGGAGACCAGGGGAATGGGGCTCCAGAAATTCCACCAGCCTCTTGCCACTTTCTCCTTTGCAAACCACACGATCCAAATCCGGCAGGACTGGAGGCAGCTTGGAGTCGCAGCAGTTGTTTGGGATGCG GCTAAAGAAACCCAGGTCAGATGCTTTCCCTGTTCCAGGCCTG GTGCTCATGTGACTATCACGGATCGAAAAGTAGCACTAGAATTTCTTAAATCCAATGTTCAAGCCAACTTACCTCCCCATATCCAACCCAAAGCTGTTGTTAAGGAGCTGACTTGGGGACACAATTTGGGGAATTTTTCACCTGGAGAATTTGACCTGATACTTGGAGCTGACATCATATATTTAGAAGAGACATTCACAGATCTTCTTCAAACACTGGAACATCTCTCTAGCAACCACTCAGTGATACTTTTAGCTTGCCGAATTCGCTATGAACGAGATAACAACTTCTTAGCGATGCTGGAGAAGCGATTTACTGTGAGTAAGGCTCACTATGATCCTGAAAAAGATGTACATATTTACAAAGCACAGAAAAGAAACCCACGGGATGACTTATAG
- the Mettl21a gene encoding protein N-lysine methyltransferase METTL21A isoform X1, producing MALVPYEETRGMGLQKFHQPLATFSFANHTIQIRQDWRQLGVAAVVWDAAVVLSTFLEMGAMELRDCSAVELGAGTGLVGIVAALLGAHVTITDRKVALEFLKSNVQANLPPHIQPKAVVKELTWGHNLGNFSPGEFDLILGADIIYLEETFTDLLQTLEHLSSNHSVILLACRIRYERDNNFLAMLEKRFTVSKAHYDPEKDVHIYKAQKRNPRDDL from the exons ATGGCCCTGGTGCCCTATGAGGAGACCAGGGGAATGGGGCTCCAGAAATTCCACCAGCCTCTTGCCACTTTCTCCTTTGCAAACCACACGATCCAAATCCGGCAGGACTGGAGGCAGCTTGGAGTCGCAGCAGTTGTTTGGGATGCG GCTGTTGTCCTTTCCACGTTTCTGGAGATGGGTGCTATGGAGCTCAGGGACTGCTCTGCCGTGGAGCTGGGTGCTGGCACAGGGCTGGTGGGCATAGTAGCTGCCCTGCTGG GTGCTCATGTGACTATCACGGATCGAAAAGTAGCACTAGAATTTCTTAAATCCAATGTTCAAGCCAACTTACCTCCCCATATCCAACCCAAAGCTGTTGTTAAGGAGCTGACTTGGGGACACAATTTGGGGAATTTTTCACCTGGAGAATTTGACCTGATACTTGGAGCTGACATCATATATTTAGAAGAGACATTCACAGATCTTCTTCAAACACTGGAACATCTCTCTAGCAACCACTCAGTGATACTTTTAGCTTGCCGAATTCGCTATGAACGAGATAACAACTTCTTAGCGATGCTGGAGAAGCGATTTACTGTGAGTAAGGCTCACTATGATCCTGAAAAAGATGTACATATTTACAAAGCACAGAAAAGAAACCCACGGGATGACTTATAG
- the Mettl21a gene encoding protein N-lysine methyltransferase METTL21A isoform X3: MALVPYEETRGMGLQKFHQPLATFSFANHTIQIRQDWRQLGVAAVVWDAAVVLSTFLEMGAMELRDCSAVELGAGTGLVGIVAALLVNNRLLCCLMDFISPPCPV, translated from the exons ATGGCCCTGGTGCCCTATGAGGAGACCAGGGGAATGGGGCTCCAGAAATTCCACCAGCCTCTTGCCACTTTCTCCTTTGCAAACCACACGATCCAAATCCGGCAGGACTGGAGGCAGCTTGGAGTCGCAGCAGTTGTTTGGGATGCG GCTGTTGTCCTTTCCACGTTTCTGGAGATGGGTGCTATGGAGCTCAGGGACTGCTCTGCCGTGGAGCTGGGTGCTGGCACAGGGCTGGTGGGCATAGTAGCTGCCCTGCTGG tgaATAACAGGCTGCTGTGTTGTCTTATGGACTTCATTTCCCCTCCTTGCCCAGTGTAA
- the Mettl21a gene encoding protein N-lysine methyltransferase METTL21A isoform X4 — MALVPYEETRGMGLQKFHQPLATFSFANHTIQIRQDWRQLGVAAVVWDAAVVLSTFLEMGAMELRDCSAVELGAGTGLVGIVAALLG; from the exons ATGGCCCTGGTGCCCTATGAGGAGACCAGGGGAATGGGGCTCCAGAAATTCCACCAGCCTCTTGCCACTTTCTCCTTTGCAAACCACACGATCCAAATCCGGCAGGACTGGAGGCAGCTTGGAGTCGCAGCAGTTGTTTGGGATGCG GCTGTTGTCCTTTCCACGTTTCTGGAGATGGGTGCTATGGAGCTCAGGGACTGCTCTGCCGTGGAGCTGGGTGCTGGCACAGGGCTGGTGGGCATAGTAGCTGCCCTGCTGG GCTAA